In Cyanobacterium sp. T60_A2020_053, one DNA window encodes the following:
- a CDS encoding L-threonylcarbamoyladenylate synthase: protein MPLVSLAELVEKSSALHPVSFPTDTIPALAVYPHQAEIIFQLKQRPTAKPLILMTGEIEDIWQYVKGTSAEMKIWRDTAQKYLPGALTLVLPASELVPKTMNPLNPDSIGVRVPNHPIAREILRQTGAMATTSANVSGEEAITDLREIARQFPSVYALDYDNQIVEKTPSTVIKWTDKGWEILRQGKIKFIIHNS from the coding sequence ATGCCTCTTGTTTCCCTTGCCGAATTGGTAGAAAAATCCAGCGCCCTCCACCCCGTCAGTTTCCCTACTGATACCATTCCAGCGCTAGCCGTATATCCTCACCAAGCGGAGATAATTTTTCAATTAAAACAACGCCCCACGGCAAAACCATTAATATTGATGACTGGGGAAATTGAAGATATTTGGCAATATGTAAAAGGTACCAGTGCAGAAATGAAAATATGGCGGGATACTGCCCAAAAATATTTACCCGGCGCCCTCACCCTTGTTTTACCAGCTTCGGAATTAGTGCCAAAAACCATGAATCCCCTTAACCCAGATTCCATCGGTGTGAGAGTGCCAAATCACCCCATAGCCAGAGAAATTTTACGACAGACGGGCGCTATGGCTACCACCAGCGCCAATGTTTCGGGGGAAGAAGCCATCACGGATTTACGAGAAATTGCCCGACAATTTCCCTCTGTTTACGCCCTCGATTATGATAATCAAATTGTCGAAAAAACTCCCTCCACCGTCATAAAATGGACTGACAAGGGTTGGGAGATTCTTCGACAAGGCAAAATTAAATTCATAATTCATAATTCATAA